A section of the Leptospira noumeaensis genome encodes:
- a CDS encoding SpoIIE family protein phosphatase has protein sequence MNLSLVLRKTKKILAEFVSFVLGAQEKFVMRHRILNGTLLAGIIAMGVGLSSEFFREGFEIVGLVALWVAFGFAIFFYYLARFKHQFKILILPTFIISSLTSFLQIQYSGGIVSANVMLLAPILVLNMLILGKKFDWLAIVFFVSAVFTLNYIQIDHPDWFSDYSTDKARREDFLITGISILFLLGLMLRTLNRSYEDAIGEVSRLKYQQDGDYYLTSLLTRPLSGIRIHSKTVQFQTYIKQKKAFQFKNREYELGGDICVADQIVLRGRSYCVFANGDAMGKSMQGAGGVLVFGTAFRALVERTHREGILSGYYPERWLHTALSDLNDVFEGFEGSMSMSLLLGLVDEENGFLYYINAEHPFPIRYREGKASFLSEEATNFKLGMKKDKARIETCWIRPGDTIVIGSDGRDDLSIGIDAEANRVINMDHTSILSQVEASAGEIEVLGERLQKVGELTDDLSLLSIRFRPQPQWDTNSREKGLEEPIRLLKKNNDIEALTLLTNYADVYSSDPAVWKLLYRVYRKLEKPAEAGQAAENFSNHHPSGLQMILDGAIQYAKASLIEEAIDMAERIYSRKPEVIPVIRILSRLYKKSKRPDKAEEYQKEILRLQNGSAKP, from the coding sequence ATGAACCTTAGCCTTGTACTTCGAAAAACCAAAAAAATTTTGGCTGAGTTTGTTTCTTTTGTTTTAGGGGCACAAGAAAAATTTGTCATGCGGCATAGGATTCTAAATGGAACCTTACTTGCCGGCATCATCGCAATGGGGGTTGGACTTAGTTCTGAATTTTTTCGCGAAGGATTTGAAATCGTTGGACTCGTTGCCCTCTGGGTCGCATTTGGATTTGCTATTTTCTTTTATTATCTCGCTCGGTTCAAACACCAATTTAAAATCCTCATCCTTCCCACCTTTATCATCAGTTCCCTCACTTCGTTTTTGCAAATTCAATACAGTGGCGGAATAGTCAGCGCCAATGTGATGTTACTTGCACCTATCTTAGTTTTGAATATGCTCATCTTGGGAAAAAAATTTGATTGGTTGGCCATTGTATTTTTTGTCTCTGCTGTTTTTACTCTGAATTACATCCAAATAGATCATCCCGATTGGTTTTCTGATTATTCTACAGACAAAGCCCGGCGTGAAGATTTTCTCATCACAGGCATCTCCATTTTATTTTTATTAGGACTTATGTTACGCACCCTCAACCGTTCTTATGAAGATGCGATTGGAGAAGTGAGCCGTTTGAAATACCAACAAGATGGCGATTATTATCTCACCTCACTTCTGACTCGTCCTCTTTCTGGAATTCGGATTCATTCGAAAACTGTTCAGTTCCAAACCTATATCAAACAGAAAAAAGCATTCCAATTCAAAAATAGAGAATATGAACTGGGTGGTGATATCTGCGTAGCCGATCAAATTGTCCTTCGGGGTAGAAGTTATTGTGTATTTGCGAATGGGGATGCCATGGGTAAGTCCATGCAAGGCGCAGGTGGGGTTCTTGTTTTTGGAACTGCCTTTCGAGCTTTGGTAGAACGAACCCATAGAGAAGGAATATTATCCGGATACTATCCTGAACGATGGTTGCATACGGCTCTCAGTGATCTTAATGATGTCTTCGAAGGATTTGAAGGATCAATGTCCATGTCGCTCCTTCTTGGTTTAGTAGATGAAGAGAATGGGTTTTTATATTATATCAATGCAGAACATCCATTTCCGATTCGGTACAGAGAGGGGAAGGCAAGTTTTTTATCCGAAGAAGCTACCAATTTCAAACTAGGGATGAAAAAAGACAAAGCCAGGATTGAGACCTGTTGGATTCGTCCTGGTGATACGATCGTCATTGGTTCTGATGGGCGAGATGATCTTAGTATAGGGATTGATGCTGAAGCAAATCGTGTGATCAATATGGATCATACTTCTATTTTGTCACAAGTAGAAGCAAGTGCGGGTGAGATCGAGGTTTTAGGGGAACGCCTTCAAAAAGTGGGGGAACTGACAGATGATCTTTCCTTACTCAGCATTCGATTTCGTCCTCAGCCCCAATGGGATACAAATAGTCGTGAAAAGGGTTTAGAAGAACCAATTCGTCTCTTAAAAAAAAATAATGATATAGAAGCTCTCACTTTACTAACAAATTATGCTGATGTCTATTCTTCTGACCCGGCAGTATGGAAATTATTATACAGAGTGTATCGTAAATTGGAGAAACCGGCAGAGGCAGGCCAGGCGGCTGAGAATTTTTCCAATCATCATCCATCTGGACTCCAAATGATCCTTGATGGAGCCATTCAGTATGCAAAAGCAAGTCTGATCGAGGAAGCAATTGATATGGCAGAACGAATTTACAGTCGAAAACCAGAAGTGATCCCCGTAATCAGGATCCTCTCTCGCCTTTATAAAAAGTCAAAACGACCTGACAAAGCAGAAGAATACCAAAAAGAAATCCTTCGATTGCAAAATGGATCGGCAAAGCCCTAA
- a CDS encoding TetR/AcrR family transcriptional regulator, whose amino-acid sequence MDNLRQNQTQGKESRRSTLPGKLEEGKTNDPDRRKVLLHALRELLRIEEPEAVTFAKVCARAEIPRASAYHFFPNMGAMYLGLRLVHADLVSLRLEKLNASDFVSWQDYVHLLAREAASVVREDRALMRVVYGVRSEETMHIGKTLDSSIANLALAQVEEQFVLPNFSEMARKVAIAVSLIDSVFRYSYREGGDISDEMVNEAGRAAIAYLRCYLPEYLNRR is encoded by the coding sequence ATGGACAATCTCCGGCAAAACCAAACCCAAGGAAAGGAATCGAGGCGATCTACCTTACCAGGAAAACTGGAGGAAGGAAAAACAAATGACCCTGACCGCAGAAAGGTTTTGCTCCATGCCTTACGCGAACTCTTACGAATCGAAGAACCGGAAGCCGTCACTTTTGCAAAGGTTTGTGCGCGAGCAGAAATTCCACGGGCTTCCGCTTATCATTTTTTTCCGAATATGGGAGCCATGTATCTTGGACTTCGTTTGGTACATGCGGATCTGGTATCACTTCGTTTAGAAAAACTAAATGCTTCTGACTTTGTTAGTTGGCAAGACTATGTACACCTTCTGGCTAGAGAAGCAGCTTCTGTGGTGCGTGAAGATAGGGCTCTTATGAGAGTTGTGTATGGGGTGCGTAGTGAAGAGACAATGCATATAGGAAAAACCTTGGATTCCAGCATTGCAAATCTTGCTTTAGCGCAAGTGGAAGAACAGTTTGTATTGCCGAACTTTTCGGAAATGGCAAGGAAGGTTGCCATTGCAGTATCTCTCATTGATTCCGTCTTTCGCTACTCTTATCGCGAAGGAGGGGATATTTCGGACGAGATGGTGAATGAGGCAGGAAGGGCTGCCATTGCCTATTTAAGATGTTATCTCCCTGAATATTTGAATCGCAGGTAA